The genomic interval TGGTCCGAGGGTATCGGACGGCCCCCGGTGCCTCCATATGTCGGCTGCAATCTTATGGAGGAACAACACTATAGACACTTGCCATACGACCGGCCAAGAGTTTCGGTAATGATTGGATTTGAACATGGGATCGGAGGGCCGAAAAGCTTGCGGAAGCGCCGAAGAGGTTATGGAAATCCTCGGCATGACTCCGGGCATCCTTCCACGAACAAGAAAATGGAAAGCCATATAACAATACTTTTGTCACATGTGCTCCATGAATTCTTTCACACTGCAAATCAATCAATCATAATCCTCAACACTCAACATTCCCACTCCCAACCGAAATGGCCGTTTCTATTCCCCACTCATTCAAGGAGAAACTCCTCCGCGATGAGGTTGCATCGACTCTGAGCGTCAAACTAGTCAAGTCGGTAGAACTTCCCATGATGGCTAAGACAGCAGGATTCGACGGGATCCTCGTCGATATGGAGCATTCCTCATTCGATCTCGAGACGACCTCTCAACTGTGCATTGCCGCGCTGTACGCCGGGATCTCGCCAATAGTACGAGCGCCCAGCAAGGACCCCTTTTTTGTCTCAAGGATCCTAGACGGTGGTGCCCTTGGTGTTATTGTGCCGCATATTCGCAGTGTGCAAGACGCACGAGACGTTGTTGCGGCTGCCAAGTTCCAACCTATCGGCACACGATCATCAACCAACGGACTGCCTCATTATCAGTTCCGTACGATTCCTGCCAAGGTCTCCAATCCCATAACAAATGACGCTACTTTGGTTATACCAATGATCGAGACTCTTGAGGCACTAGAGCTAGTCGACGAGATTGCAGCAGTTGAAGGAGTGGACTCTCTACTTATCGGTACCAACGATCTGACGGCTGAGATGGGTATCCCTGGCGACTACGAAAACCCTAGGCTCACAGAAGCCTATGAGCGGACGATCGCTGCCTGCAATAAGCACGGAAAGTGGGTTGGCGTGGGAGGTCTTCACTCACGTATGGATCTTGTGGAAAAGTTTTGTCAAATGGGTGCGCGCTGGGTCATGGCTGCAACGGATGGCCCCTTGCTTATTGCCGGTGCCGCGAAGAGAGCGGCGGAGATGTCTAGCCTCGGTATCAGGGCAACTGCCCATACAAATGGCAAATCATAGATCTCATCACAACCAGTATCTCTCTTACGAGAGGAAATACTGCCGTTTGGCAAACATAAAATATACGTGGAATTGAGGGTAGATCTCCTACTTGCCACGTTGTATCTTGAAACCCTGACCGTCACTTATTAATGCTTCGAATCTGGCAATAACTGATCAGATCGCATGGTAGCTTCTTTATTAACCCCGGTGACTCTAACTGTGGTCCATCTCTATGAGATGTGGGGGTGGCCCAACCAGATCCTCCACAGTCTTCCCCACGGAGGCTTAGGGGTCAAACCCCGCAACGTCGGCAAACAGTCGGAGGTGCGAGACTCTGAGCCTGCAGCTTCCACCTCACATATCATGCCAACTCGAAGACGGCCATTTGTTCCCAACCGCCCACTTCCACTACCTGGCTCATTGCGGACTTTGAACCATTTAATATGAGAAAATAGTTAGTGGGGCTATGAGTTCGACTTCGTCTGCAGATGCGCAGGAGGCTCCGAACTTAAGGGGAACACCTGAGCCGCCCTTAACATCCACGGTAACTCGCCCACAAGCTTGCGAAAGATGTTGGAAGAGGAAACAAAAAGTTAGAATCCCGATGTTCAGATGCCATACAAATCAGTATTAGCTGACAGCCATCAGTGCGACCGACGTCTGCCGGCATGCACCTCGTGCAGTGGGTTAGGGGCCGAGTGTATCCCACGGAACCAAGATTTCAACACAGTATCTGAGC from Colletotrichum lupini chromosome 2, complete sequence carries:
- a CDS encoding HpcH/HpaI aldolase yields the protein MAVSIPHSFKEKLLRDEVASTLSVKLVKSVELPMMAKTAGFDGILVDMEHSSFDLETTSQLCIAALYAGISPIVRAPSKDPFFVSRILDGGALGVIVPHIRSVQDARDVVAAAKFQPIGTRSSTNGLPHYQFRTIPAKVSNPITNDATLVIPMIETLEALELVDEIAAVEGVDSLLIGTNDLTAEMGIPGDYENPRLTEAYERTIAACNKHGKWVGVGGLHSRMDLVEKFCQMGARWVMAATDGPLLIAGAAKRAAEMSSLGIRATAHTNGKS